The following nucleotide sequence is from Neokomagataea tanensis.
AAGACGGACCCATAGGCCAGCGCAAAATTTAACCCCGCTGAACGTACTGGCCAGCGGGGCTTCATCTTCTTGAAAAAATGCCGCATTCGTAACGCTGCTTTCACCTCTTTAATCAGCGCGTAAAATATAACCCGCATTACGGATTGTATGGATTAGAGCATGGGTAAAAGGCTTATCGACCTTTTGGCGCAGGCGAGAGACATGAACGTCAATAACGTTTGTCTGCGGGTCGAAGTGATAATCCCACACTTTCTCAAGCAGCATCGTACGCGTCACAACCTGACCAGCATGGCGCACCAGAAATTCCAGTAGTCGGAACTCACGCGGTTGAAGATCAATTTTCTCTCCACCGCGCTTCACGGTCCGCGCCAGAAGGTCCATTTCCAAATCTGCAACAGATAAACGCGTCTGAGGTATCACTTCCGAGCGCCCGCGCCGGCCCAATGCCTCGACCCGCGCCATAAGCTCTGAAAATGCAAAAGGCTTGGTGACGTAATCATCCCCACCGGCCTTCAGGCCAGCCACGCGGTCATCCACATCCGCAAGCGCCGACAATAACAGCACCGGGGTTGCGTTGTTCTGCCCTCTTAACGTTTCAAGGATGCGCAGCCCGTCTATTCCGCCGGGCAACATACGATCCAAAATGACAACGTCGTAGCTTTCACTGACAGCAAGGAACAAACCATCCTTACCATTATCCGCCTCATCGACGACATGACCAGCTTCACGCAGCCCCTTTAATACAAAGGCGCGGACAGTTACATCATCCTCGACCAGCAGGATCCGCATACCGCTCTCTCTTCCATTCATCTTAAAAGCCGCTAACGCCTTACCATAACGCCTCGGACGGCTAGATCAATCATCCGCCTCAGCAGGGCGTGCACCAATATGCACAACCAAAGTCAGGTCACCATGCCCTCTGCGTACCATAAAGGTTAAATCCGTCCCCGGCCGTGCTGCCGCAATACTTCTGAGCAGCATACGCGCACTGGTTACTGACGTCCCATCAACTTGCCGCACGATGTCCCCACCCCGCAAACCACTCTTCTGTGCTGGCCCGCCGGGGTCCACCGTGGCGATACCCACATTTGTATCGCTGTCATCCAGCGTGATGCCCAGCCAGCCGTGCTCCGCCCGACCAGTTTTTTCGATCTCGGCAACAATTGGAGCAACAATCTCTGACGGAATACCAAAGCCAATCCCCACTGAGCCCCCTGCGGGGGTGACAATGGCTGCGTTCATGGCAACGACCTGCCCGCGCATATTAAACGCTGGCCCGCCAGAATTTCCAGGATTGATCGGCGCATCAAGCTGAATGAAATCGTCCAGCGACCCAATACCAAGGTCACGCCCAACAGCCGACACAATCCCAGCCGTTACAGAGGACCCGAAGCCGAAAGGATTACCTGCGACGAGAATCCAGTCTCCGATATCTGTCTGCCGGGAATCACCCCACGTCACGTAAGGCAATGGCTCCGAACTATCGACCTTGATAACTGCAATATCGGAAAGAGGGTCTGCACCAAGCAAATGGGCGGGCAGTTCCAGCCCGTTTGATAACGAAACAACCACACGCCCGTTATCACCTATAACATGGCGATTAGTGACGATAATGCCTGTTGGATCCACGATAAAACCAGACCCGGCCCCCACCATATCCTCCGAAGCACGCTTCATGCGGTCATGATAACGCTTTTCCAGCGGTGTGCCGCGGATCTGAGGAGGCGTATGGTCATGCCCATCTGATACAGACTGGGACGTAGCAATGTTCACCACTGCGGGAATGACCTGACGCACTAATGGCGCAAAACTGAGAGGCCCATATTTAACCAGAAGCGGCGGCAAAGCAGGCGCAGCCTCCGGCACGGCTGACTGTATGGGAATGCCCTTCGCATCCGTGCTTTCACCCGCAATTGGGCGCTCGGTAAGCAATCTGCCGCTTACACCCATGCCTGACTGTCTCTCAGCAGAGGTGCCATTTTCTGATTTGATATACGTAGCACGCGCCGACTGGCCCGACAGCGCGGCGTATCCACCAAAAACAAAGATCCCCGCCGCAGTTACGATAGCGGCTGTTGCCCCTCCAACGAAGGCAGAAAGAACAACGCGATTCACAACAGATCAGACGGCTGGTTTTTCATACCTCAACCGTAACACACAGTTTTCCAATTTCACAAAAAACGTTTCCAACGCACTCGCAAAAAAGACAAATTTATGGAGAAGTGGCGCTTATCTGCACCACTTCTCCATAAACAGAATGCTTTCTCAGGCCACTTGCGCCATCGCACCCTGCTCTTCCAAATATGGACCAGCACCGGCGAGCGTGATTTCCAAGATACGTGCCTCGCCCGCCTGCATTTCAGGCAATACGACTTGGGCCGCACCGTTCGTCCAGCGGATTTCAGGATGCTCGCAATCATGCCAGCCCTGTTTTACCTCTTTCTGGCGATAATCTGTCAGCGCATACTTTCCGCTCGTTGTGTGCAGAACCATCTCGGACACGGCAACGCCAAGCTTACGACGATCATCACAATATGGTCCGACATAATCGCAAGGGCGTGCCACACGCGACATCAACTCAACAGAAACTGCATCGCTGGGCAGGCGGAAAAAGAATTTCTGGCCGACACGACGCAGAATATCCAGCATCTCGCCGTTATGAGTACGGAGCGCCATGGCCGGGTCCAGCGTTGTGCTGGGTGCGGCAACCTGCGCAAGACCCAAATTATCAGCCTGCTTTTCTAAGGAGCGGTAGAGCGGTTCGACAACTTCCATGGAGCATGTCAAAGGCAAGGCCGCATCTTCCGCCCAGCTTTTCACAGAAGCACCACCAATCATCACCACATGCCCGCACTGTTCAAAGCGATGGCGGTTTCCCGTGTCCAAGTAGCTTTCCGTCAAAGTTCCATTGGCCATGATGACCGAGTGGTTTTCAGTCTCGATATGGTAATATGTGTAGGATGTGATGTTCCGGTCATAAAAAATAGAACGCCCATTTACGAGCATTCTTACAGGAACAAAACCGCCATTCATGGCCATACAATGTTCAGACGTGACAAGCAGATCCGCAAAAGGAACGCCTTCTCCCAACGCATTTTTCAAAATACGGACGGGATAGCCTGCTTCATCATCTGGCAAAGACGCATCAACCTTGGCATGGCGCTGACCAGCCCACCGTATTGCAGCACACGCCCCGCTGCGATCATCATACGTCAGAATTTGATCGCCGATTACGATGTCTTCAATATTTTTCAGGCCATCGGCAAGTTGGATCTTAGCCCCTGCCAAGAAGCAGGTACGAACATACGTATTACCGTCTGCGTAGAATATTTTTAGCGGGTTTCGGTCACTGTTGGTCGTGTAATAACGGCCGCTCGCTAAGGACACACCATTGGCAAGTTGCGCAACATACCGCGCAATTTGCGAAGAGCCACCATATAACGTGACTTCGACGACATTATTCTTAAAGTTTTCAATCGTGTATGATGTAATCGGCCGGACCGTGTTTTGCAGTTCGATCGTAGAGTTAGCCGGATTGTAGTTAAGGATCGTTGACCGATGTAAATCGATCAAATCTCTCCCTCCATTGATGATGAGCGTACCACCACCATTACCGAATTTAACAACCGTATTGCTCAGAGCAGAGAAAAATCCGCTTTCCGTCCGGAAAGATCCACCATTCGTAATGTTAACCGTCAAACGCGATACAAAATCAACGAAGCCGCTATAACCAACATTACCACCGACGACATTGATTACAGTCTCTGTACCAATATCCATCCCCAAATGAATATCGGTCTGCCCACCAATGTAAAACGTTCCGCCACCCGTCAATAGGTTGATCGAACCCACTGAACCGGGAAGAGTAACATAAACACTTCCGGCACCGCCCAAATCATTGATACTGTCGCGCCCTGAAAGAACACCATTTACAGCACCATTAAAAAGTGTACGACCGTCTTTTTCTGTAATTTTTACTTTATAAGTATCAGAAAAAAAACCTCTCTCCCTGCTAACAGCAAACAAAGATCCATTACTTGTATAGTAATTACCTACACTCATTTTAAATATCCCTTAAATACATTCAAATTATTTATTTTATTAAGCAAGATTCTTAAATATTAAATAAATAACAGGAAGGTATGTTAAAAAACAAACATAACCCCTCTATCATCAATAATTTCGTTAGGTGTCAATGCAATAGATTGTCACATAATTTATGAATTATGAGATCATTATTTTAATTTAACGATATTTACTAAAAAATAATAATAATAATGCACTAAATTACCAAACAATAAATATTATTCATCTTGTTAATGTTCTTTTAACGGGTCTTCTGGCCACGAATGCTTTGGGTAACGCCCCCTCATATCCCGCCTCATATCGGCCCAAGCCCCGCCCCAAAAACCAGCCAAATCGCCTGTAATTGCTTGCGTTCGGCCTGCGGGGGACAGTAATGCGCATTGCAATTTGATACGACCGCCCAACAAAACCGGTAGCGCCGCCGTTCCGTAAAATGCCTGCGCCCTTGCGGAAACAGTCGGATTCGGAACCGTGTAGTCAATGTCGTATGTACTGGATTTCAACACTAGGCGTGGTGGCAAAACCTGATCCAACCACTGCACCGCATGATAAGGTATCAGCGCCCTCAAGATGGAAAGAACATCAATCTCCTTCACTTGAGATAACCTGTCCATTCCTGCCAAATAAGGCTCCAACCACCCTAAATCAGCATGCAACGCGTCATCAGACAGGTCCGGTAAGTTCTCAATACCGCTTTCTTGAGCATACGCGCTTGCTAAGGCCACCCGGGCCTGCAATTGCCGTACAGCGTCTGACCATTTTAAAACCCGCATCGGGTCTTCGGCAACCTGCCTCAATAGTAACTGCTGCATCTCATCAGGCGTGACCTCGGTACTCCGATCCTGCAACACCAAAGCACCAAGACGCAAACGACGGCGTGCAATGACTTTTCCCGAAACGCCATCCAAACTCGTCTCAACCTGCTCGACCGCCCGGTCCAAAAGCGACTGCGGAAGATCCAACGCATCGAGAGGGGCAGCCAGCGTTATTTCTGTAGCCGTACGTGTATGAAATGCCGCTGCCGCTAGAAGTTTTTCTTTTGCTAAATCATCCGATACTGACAGGCGAGCACTCCCCCCTCCTGCCAAACGAAAACGCCCCAAAGCGCCCGCAGCCTGCGCCACACGGTCCGGAAAACCTGCCGCGATTAGAGCGCCCGCATGATGGCCATTCGGGGCGGCGCGCTCATCGCGTTCACCGAGACGGCGCAGAAAGCGCCGTGCTGACTCACGAATCAAACGAACGCCAAAACCAAGTCCTCGCTCCCCATTTGCCGGATCTAAAAGCGCTAGCCGTGCCCGGATGTCTACACCTGCCTGACGTGCACCGGATGGCAAAGGACTATTGGGGCGAGGTCTTAATGGGTCGCGCTCTTCGAGCAGCGCCGCCAGATATGCCGCCGTTACACGTTCTTCATGGTTCCGAGCAGCGCACAAGATAGCTGCCAAACGCGGATGCGTTCCCAAGGCAGCCATCCGTGTCCCAAGTGCAGTGATGCAGCCTGACACGTCAACGGCACCTAAATCACGCAACAAAGCCATAGCTGATGCCAAAACGCCCGCCGGCGGAGCGTTCAACAAAGGTAAAGCCTCAACTGGTGTACCCATTGCCTCGTGCCACGCAGCACCCACCAAGGCAAAATCCGTTAAATCTGCCACTAAAATTTCGGGCGTATCTTGTGGCCGCAAGCCCCGCTGTGTGGCTTCTGACCACAAACGTATAACAACGCCCGGGGCCTGCCGCCCGGCACGACCAGCTCTTTGAGTGGCCGTAGCCCGGGAAATACGGAGCGTCTCTAAACGAGACAGGCCTGTATTGGGGTCAAGGCGCGGAGCCCGCCTTACACCCCCATCAATGACAATACGAACCCCTGCGACTGTTACCGATGTCTCGGCAATGGACGTTGCCAAAACCACCCGTCGTTGGGAAGATGGCGCCAAAGCCAGATCCTGCTCAGCGGTCTCTTGCTCGCCATGTAAGGGGAATACGTTAACCCCTTCGAGTAAGGCCTGAGTTTTGCGTATCTCCGCAACGCCCGGCAGAAAAGCAAGAATATCTCCCTCTTCCTCAGACAAAGCGCGCTTTACTGCCAATGCGCACGCTTCTGGCAGTTCGCGAAAATGCGTCAAATCGCGCGTGTGATGTATTTCTATAGGGTGCTGTCGTCCCTCGCTTTCGACCAACTCTGCCGAAAGGAGATCCGTAAAAGCGCGGCCATCGGGCGTTGCGGACATAGCCACAAGCCGCAATTCAGGGCGCATATTGCGCTGAATATCCAAGCAAAAACCAAGAGCGGCGTCCAAATCCAAAGAGCGCTCATGCACTTCGTCGAACAGTACCGCACCGACCCCCTCAAGCAGAGGGTCCCCCAAAAGGCGGCGTAACAACAAGCCTTCCGTTACGACTTCAATCCGCGTCTGGCTCGACACGACGGTTTCCGTACGGGTACGGAAACCAACGATCCCCCCAACTTTCTCATTCAGAGACGATGCCATGCGATATGCAGCATTACGCACCGCAACGCGACGCGGCTCAACCAGAAGGATTTTCTGGCCCGACAGCCACGCAGCTTCACTTAAAACGAGCGGTGTTACAGTCGTTTTTCCGGCCCCGGGCGGGGCAACAAGAACAACGTTTTTGCCCTCCTCCAGCAAAGCTGTAAGCGCAGGAAGAGCCTCTGAGATTGGAAGGTCAGGGTAAAACGACACGCAAAATTACGTTATTTGAGAGCAAAACCCAAGCGGTTCAGCACAGAGCGCATCACATGCCGCCCGCCCAGACCCTGCTTGGTTTCAACGCGATCAGACGCTGTGACAGACCAAAGACGTGACGGTAAACCCTGCTCCTGCTGGTAGTCATTCGCACGTTTATCATAGGCTGCAACCGCGTCAGCATCGTGCGCATCGTAACGCTCACGGTGCACAACTGCATCTTGCCCTAATCTGGGCTTGAAGCCATTTTGGTGTGCGGGATCCGGCAGGCCGACGCACATGCCAACCACCGCCACACTGCGCGGCGGTAAACCTAAAAGCGCCGCCACTTCTTCAGGGTGATTCCGCAGGCCACCAATATAGACTGTGCCAAGGCCCATCGACTCATACGCAACAACAGCGTTTTGCGCTGCAATACCCGTATCGAGCGTAGACATCAAAAAAGCTTCTTCGTAATCCAAAGCTTCCGCGGTTAGGCCGCGTGCCTGCGCTATGCGCTCCAAACGCGACAAGTCTACAACCCAAACCAGAAAAACAGGAGCCACAGCAATGTGCTTTTGACCGCCTGACAATTCCGCCAGTTTGGCGCGTGTCTCGGCACCTTCGACGGCCACTACTGACCATGTCTGCAAGTTGCTAGACGTTGCGGCGGACGATGCAGCAGCAATACCCATTTCCAGAGCCCCCTCTGGCAATGGGTCTGGAAGATAGTTTCGTACCGAATGATGAGACATCAGAGCACGCAAAACGGCGTTGTCGGGCAAAGCTACCGGCGGTTCTTGCCGGTAACGCGTCTGCCAAAGCGCTTTTACATCAGCTACCATTTCACGCACTCCAAACTCTAGATGATCAATCGTCGTAGGAGATGAGAGAATTGACCGGGACGTCCAACTTGTCACGTCCTTTTAAAGCCGTCAGTTCGATCAGAACGCTTGCCCCTACAACTTCCGCGCCCGCTTTACGCAGCAGCTCAACAGACGCTGCCAGCGTACCGCCCGTTGCCAACAAATCGTCCAACACGACCACACGTTGGCCTGGGATGATTGCATCTTTTTGGATATGGAGTTCGTCCTCGCCGTATTCGAGGCCATATTTCAGCGAGATTGTCTCACCCGGCAGTTTGCCCGGCTTACGCAGCATCGTAAAACCAGTGCCTAAGCGCTGAGCAATCGGCGCAGCAGTCAAAAAGCCACGGCTTTCAATTCCCGCCAAAAGGTCCGGCTTCCATGTACCAATCAAACGCGCGAGGCGGCCTGTAGCCACCTGCCATGCTTCAGCAGACCGGATAAGCGTTGAAATATCGTAAAAAAGAATACCAGGCTTCGGGAAATCCGGAATTTCACGAATGTATTTTTTCAAATCAAGCGGAGCTGGCTCTTGGAACGACATGGACGGACCTTTCTTTTTTCGGCCGCAGACCACCCTAAACATCGCCCAAGCGATATCTCAAGCGACCGCCCACGGGCCTCGTTTTGGAAAATCGGCTTACTGCTCTAGGGGACGCGCCCCGTGAACTCAAGTGCGAAGTGGCACTTAAGGAGAAATCATCCCCTGCGCACGGCCAATCGCATCCAATAAAGCTGCTTTGCGGAAAGGCTTCGGCAAACAGATGACGCCCTCCGCTTCCTCTGCCAACTCTTCATAATCCCCGGACATAACAACCGTCGCCAATGCTGGATTTTGCCCTCTCAGATTTCGCGCCAGTTCTTCACCCGTCTCACCGCCACCTAAATTCCGGTCTGCGACGATAAGAGAAATGACCTCCCCCTGCTCAAGAACTTCGGTGAAACGCAAGCGGGCCTCTTCAGCAGACCCAGCCTGCAGCACCGTCCATCCTTCGCGTTGCAAAATGGTATTGACCACAAATGCGATGGACGGGTCGTCCTCCACAAGGCACGCAAACCGAGTTCTACTCATCTTTTAAGACCTTGTTGCAGCGCTACGACTCTTAGCCGCCAGAATGACTGCCAAAGCATACGCACCAAGCAAAAACAACGAAAGTGACACCGCAACCCTATGCGCGCACAATCCAAACAGCGCCGACGCTAACGCACCAAAAACATACTGGATTGTGCCCGCCAGCGCCGCCGCAGAACCCGCCTGCCCTTCCTGTGCGGAGAGCGCAGACGCCATCGCATTTGGTCCGGCAATACCCGTAGGTGCCAAACTCAGGAACACGGCAATAATCATTGGCACCAACAACACTTCGGGATACGCGCCGGCACTGCCATTATATTCGGCCAGAAGACCAATCCCGAGAGAGGCAACACTGCCGATTAATGCGCAAACCAACGCCCATAGCATCAGGCTGGCACCGTTAACCCGCCCCACCAACACGCCATTAATAGCCGAAGCCCCGATAGACCCGACAGCAAAGACACCAAACAACATACCGTAATGCGCCGGATTCATACCGAACCGTCCCTCAAACAGCTCCGGTGCCGCGCTTAAATAGGTGAATGCCACAATACCTATGCAGCCCCAGATGAGAGCAGGCCCCGTAAAACTGGGGGAACGTAAAATGGCTCTATACCGCAAAAGCAGCAATGTAGGCCGTAAATCCCCCGCAACGACGGGGACAAAGTTTCTGGAAAACACAGAGCAACCAATATCGTACAGATCGCACCAAAAACGACCGTTGCCCAAAAAATAGCCCGCCAATCCACATAATGCAGCGCAATCCCGCCCAGCATTGGTGCCAGAATAGGTACAGCCCCCTGAATAACCGTCAGGCGTGACATTAACTTCGATGAGGCATCCCCCACCGTCAAATCACGAATGCACGCATTGGGTACAACCAACCCCGCTGACGCCATGATAGCGGCAAAAATTCGCCATACACACATCACCGTCATATCCGTGGAGAGTGCGCAGCCTATCTCACCAACAGTATAGCCTGCCATCCCCACTAAAAGGGGGAGTTTGCGCCCAAAACGGTCCGATAGAGGCCCCATGCTAATTTGGCCAATGGCAAGACCCAAAACCCATGCTGCCATGGTCAAACTGCCCGAACCGACAGCACCATGCAGATCACGCTCCATTTGCGGGACGGCAGGTAAGTAAATATCCGTCGAAACAGGGCCAACCGCTGTCAAAGCACCCAGCAATAAAGGAAGCCAAGCAGGAATTCTGTCGCCCCGCTCCAGCCTTTTGACGCGGCCAGCCATAGAGTTCTCCCCCGGTTTTACATTATGACAAACAAAACGGTACGCTGTTATCGCCCTCTAGGTTGCACCCGAACGGCCATATTTTGCCTAACGGTCAGCCTTATTTGCTGCATCGCCGTAGCGGAGCAAAAGCACTCCAAGAATGCCAGACACAACAAACAGCGCTCCTGCAAGTAACAGCTGCGTCCAATGTCCAAGCTGCGTTCCGCCCCCGATTAGCGCAAAAACAACCGTCTGAGGCAACCCACCCAAACCCGTCGCAATGACAAACGGAACAACCGGAACGTCAAATAATCCAGACGCCAAAGAAACCAACACAGCAGAACCAACGGGCATTAAGCGCAGCATTAAAACAGCCCCAAAAGGCTGCCTCTGCAAAATTCGCACCACCGTCACGTAGCGCTGGTCCAGTTTGGTGCGTAGCCCCTGACGCGCTTTAGATGGCGCCAATACTCGGGCCCAGCCGTAAGCCAAAAGAGCGCCACACACATAGGCTATCGAGGCCAGAATAACCCCGTTCAAAACACCAAAAGCCAGTCCTGCTGCCGCGCACAATGCCTGACGGGGCAAGCCCAGCGCGCTGTATGGAACAGCTAATAATAAAAACCACAACGTCACGTGCGGGGTTTCACGCCAATGCGGGGCATCAGCGAGCAACCGATGCACAATCGGTAGTTTCTGCAAAAGTGCCACCGCCACCAAAACCGCCGCAATGCTGAGTGTCAAACGCAAGATAAACGCAACAGACAGCTTAGGCCGCTCTGACGGCACATCTGTGCAGAGTGACGTATACGCCTCTGGGAAGGGTGGTTTTGAATCCATTAGCGCTCAATACCAGCCCTCAGCAGGATGACCAACCCTGCTGCGCTGTTCACTTCCCCTTGACCGCCCCTTGAAAGCGCTTGATCTCAGCAAATATCGGCGCTGTAAAACGAACATGAAAGCCCTGAAAGGTGCGACTCCCATGACCAAATCACTCTACGCCACCATGACCGCCCTCCCCGGCCACCGCGACAAACTTGCTGCCCTTTTAACGGACCTCGCAACGCATGTCCGTGGTGAGCCCGGTTGTGAACGCTTCGTAGTCTACACACTTGCAGACAAACCCGATCTTTTCCACGTAGAAGAAACCTACCGCGACGAGGCCGCTTTCAAGGTCCATATGGGCACCGAGCACGGAAAAACATTCAACAACGCGATAAAAGACATTGTTGAAGGCGGTGGCTCGACCGTCGTTTTCCTAGACCACGTCGCCTGATCGTACCGTGGCAAGCGCGGGTTACAACAACCCGCGCGCTTTAATCATCGCATACGCAGCCACGCTGACCATGCATTTCACATCTCCCCGCGCGATCATTGCCTCGAACTCCGCCAACGGTAAGTCATGCGTTGTTATGTCTTGCTCTGTCTCTTCAAGGTCAGCCTCTCCACGCGTTAAGTTGCGTGCCAGATAAACCTGACCTTTCTGGTTCGAGTAGCCCGCCCCTTGATACATAGTCCCGGCATGTATCATTTCACCGGCACGCAACCCTGTCTCTTCGCGCAATTCCCCGAGAGCTAACTCACACGGATCAACGTTCTCTTTGGTTTCCCAGCACCCCATGGGCAATTCCCACATGCGCTCGCCTACGGGATAACGAAATTGCTGGATCAGGGTCACTCTGCCATCCGTGTGCAAAGGCAAAATCACTACGAACTCTGAGCGCTCTACAACGCCATACAAACCCTGCTTTCCGTTCGGATGAATAATTACGTCCTCACGGACCGCCGTCCACGGGTTTTTATAGGCAACACGGCTCGAAACAGTTTGAAAACCCGCTGCCTTACGGCCCTTTTCAATCGTTTTATCAACACTCACAGCGCACCATCCCTGACCAAAATCCTCAGCCACCATGCGCTGCTTCTGGCCCGACGTCCACATTGCCGCAGCCCTCAAAATCCTTCACAACAAGACCATGTCTTTTCGTCGCATTGTGCATATCGACATGGACGCTTTTTTTGCATCCGTCGAACAGCGCGATTTTCCCGACCTCCGAAACAAACCCATCGCGGTCGGACGTGCCGAAACACGAGGTGTTGTCGCGGCTGCCAGCTATGAAGCACGACGCTTTGGCGTACGATCAGCCATGCCTTCCATCACCGCAAAGCGCCTCTGCCCGGAGCTTATTTTTGTACCACCGCGCTTTGATGTGTACCGCGCCATCTCAGCGCATATCCACAGCATTTTTACACGCTACACGCCTGTAGTTCAGCCCTTGGCACTTGATGAAGCCGCCTTGGACCTCACAGATCACCTTGCGCCCTTTGGCTCCGCCACGCGCATTGCAGAGCATATTCGTGCAGCCATCAACGCCGAAACAGGCCTGACCGCATCTGCTGGTATTTCCTACAATCGCTTTTTAGCAAAGCTGGCATCAGACCAGCGCAAACCCAATGGCATTTTCGTCATCCGCCCTAAAGACGGACCACATTTTGTAGCGGCACTCCCCATCGACCGTTTTCACGGAATTGGCCCTTCAACAGCTAAACGCATGAATGCTCTGGGCATTACAAATGGTGCGGAGCTCCGAAAAGCCGAACTCCATACGCTCATGCAGAATTTTGGAAAGACAGCCCTTTTTTACCACAATATCGCGCGCGGCATCGACGAACGCCCCGTCAATCCAAACCGTATCCGCAAGTCCCTTGGAACCGAACAAACCTATCTGGAAGATTTGATCAACTTGGAAAGCTGCACAGAGGCCCTTGAATTTTTAGCCAGAAAGCTATGGCTTCAGGCCGAAAGCAGGAACATCCAAGCTCGGACACTCACGCTCAAAATAAAATACGCCAATTTCCAACAAATTACACGCGCTCGCACCCTCTCGGAACCTTTCTCTTCAGCCGAAATGTGCCTTGATGCCGCGCTATCTCAGTTAAATCCGCTTTTTCCTTTGAAAACAGGCATACGCCTTTTGGGCTTAACGCTCTCAGGCTTTGCGGATAGTTCTTCACCGCAGCTGAACCTCAATTTCTCTTAAAAATAAGCAATAAAATTCTCATTCTCTTCGCTCACTTTCTGCAAGACGCGCGTTAGGTGTGTGTGGGGACACCATGTTTCCCCGTCAGACAAAGAACAGCCAAGGGTTGAACGCCATGATGAAAACCTTCCGCCTTCCTGCTCTGCTATCCGCAGGCGCTCTTGTCGCAACAATGAGCCTTGCTGCATGCGATGGTGGCAGCGCCGCATCCGGACAAGCCGGAGGACTACACAACGCATTTTCTTCCGCTGGTTCAGCCGCGTATCAATCCGCTGGCAA
It contains:
- a CDS encoding response regulator, with amino-acid sequence MSRTRFACLVEDDPSIAFVVNTILQREGWTVLQAGSAEEARLRFTEVLEQGEVISLIVADRNLGGGETGEELARNLRGQNPALATVVMSGDYEELAEEAEGVICLPKPFRKAALLDAIGRAQGMISP
- a CDS encoding MFS transporter, encoding MNPAHYGMLFGVFAVGSIGASAINGVLVGRVNGASLMLWALVCALIGSVASLGIGLLAEYNGSAGAYPEVLLVPMIIAVFLSLAPTGIAGPNAMASALSAQEGQAGSAAALAGTIQYVFGALASALFGLCAHRVAVSLSLFLLGAYALAVILAAKSRSAATRS
- a CDS encoding MFS transporter, which gives rise to MAGRVKRLERGDRIPAWLPLLLGALTAVGPVSTDIYLPAVPQMERDLHGAVGSGSLTMAAWVLGLAIGQISMGPLSDRFGRKLPLLVGMAGYTVGEIGCALSTDMTVMCVWRIFAAIMASAGLVVPNACIRDLTVGDASSKLMSRLTVIQGAVPILAPMLGGIALHYVDWRAIFWATVVFGAICTILVALCFPETLSPSLRGIYGLHCCFCGIEPFYVPPVLRGLLSSGAA
- a CDS encoding TVP38/TMEM64 family protein; translation: MDSKPPFPEAYTSLCTDVPSERPKLSVAFILRLTLSIAAVLVAVALLQKLPIVHRLLADAPHWRETPHVTLWFLLLAVPYSALGLPRQALCAAAGLAFGVLNGVILASIAYVCGALLAYGWARVLAPSKARQGLRTKLDQRYVTVVRILQRQPFGAVLMLRLMPVGSAVLVSLASGLFDVPVVPFVIATGLGGLPQTVVFALIGGGTQLGHWTQLLLAGALFVVSGILGVLLLRYGDAANKADR
- a CDS encoding putative quinol monooxygenase, yielding MTKSLYATMTALPGHRDKLAALLTDLATHVRGEPGCERFVVYTLADKPDLFHVEETYRDEAAFKVHMGTEHGKTFNNAIKDIVEGGGSTVVFLDHVA
- a CDS encoding NUDIX domain-containing protein, yielding MVAEDFGQGWCAVSVDKTIEKGRKAAGFQTVSSRVAYKNPWTAVREDVIIHPNGKQGLYGVVERSEFVVILPLHTDGRVTLIQQFRYPVGERMWELPMGCWETKENVDPCELALGELREETGLRAGEMIHAGTMYQGAGYSNQKGQVYLARNLTRGEADLEETEQDITTHDLPLAEFEAMIARGDVKCMVSVAAYAMIKARGLL
- the dinB gene encoding DNA polymerase IV, which encodes MSFRRIVHIDMDAFFASVEQRDFPDLRNKPIAVGRAETRGVVAAASYEARRFGVRSAMPSITAKRLCPELIFVPPRFDVYRAISAHIHSIFTRYTPVVQPLALDEAALDLTDHLAPFGSATRIAEHIRAAINAETGLTASAGISYNRFLAKLASDQRKPNGIFVIRPKDGPHFVAALPIDRFHGIGPSTAKRMNALGITNGAELRKAELHTLMQNFGKTALFYHNIARGIDERPVNPNRIRKSLGTEQTYLEDLINLESCTEALEFLARKLWLQAESRNIQARTLTLKIKYANFQQITRARTLSEPFSSAEMCLDAALSQLNPLFPLKTGIRLLGLTLSGFADSSSPQLNLNFS